The genomic region ATGTTACCATTTTTACGGGCGCCCCCCGGGAAGTCTGCGCTCTCGGATTAACTCCCACCACCTCCACTACGGTAATGACTGTTATTGGGGATATTCTTGTGGTAATGATGATGAAACGAATTCGTTTCTCTCCTGAAGATTATGCCAAACGGCATCATGGCGGATATCTCGGAGCCAAATCAAGGGAAATTGCAAATAACGACAAGAAAAAATAGCATCATGCGCCTTCTAAAAGAACAATCCCTCGGCTTGATGATCGATGTGCAGGAAAAACTCTTTCCTCATATGGCAGATAAGGAGATTCTCCTGAAAATGACCGGGATTCTTTTGCGGGGACTTCAGATACTCGGGGTGCCTGTTGTTGTTACCCAGCAGTATACCAAAGGCCTTGGTTCTACAATTCCTGAACTTGCAGGCATTCTTGGCCCATTTACTCCTCTGGAAAAAAGATCCTTCAGCTGTTGTGATGCTCCTGATATTTTTAAAACCCTGAAACAGCATAATCGGAGCAATATTATTGTTTTTGGCATCGAAACGCATGTTTGCATTCTGCAGACAACAATCGACCTGATCAATGCTGGCTTCACCCCGGTTGTTGTTGCCGACTGCACCGCATCACGGAAGCCTTATGACAAGGAAATAGCCCTGCAGCGAATAATTTCAGAGGGAGCTGTGATTAGTACAGCTGAATCTCTGCTGTTTGAACTTACACGAACCAGCGAAGCTGATGCATTCAGAACGATTTCAGCACTGGT from Bacteroidales bacterium harbors:
- a CDS encoding hydrolase, encoding MRLLKEQSLGLMIDVQEKLFPHMADKEILLKMTGILLRGLQILGVPVVVTQQYTKGLGSTIPELAGILGPFTPLEKRSFSCCDAPDIFKTLKQHNRSNIIVFGIETHVCILQTTIDLINAGFTPVVVADCTASRKPYDKEIALQRIISEGAVISTAESLLFELTRTSEADAFRTISALVK